In Zingiber officinale cultivar Zhangliang chromosome 3A, Zo_v1.1, whole genome shotgun sequence, the DNA window gttggtttacttggtatccacctcacaagaggtgactaatccaaggatccacaccaacacacacaccctccacaaaataaaactctcttttatggtaactaccaagggcggagaagccctacaagactcaatacaagaagagagagaaaggatacaagaaatacaagcttacaagcttacaatgagtataaaccctaaccctagcttctcttcttggctttgatccgcctcttgacttggaaaacttccaagatccttcaagaactggcgatctgagctttgtgagtgctgtggaggagctggcgaaatcTGAGATGAAAGCgtgaaggaaatgaacgcctgcggcctttatcgacgccaacggtcggatcccgatcgattcaaatgttcccaatcgatcgaggaggctttggatcgatccacggatcgatccgaccattgctcaccggatcgatccacggatcgatccggccattccggaacccccaatcgatccagcgatcgattgaacatctagatcgatccacggatcgatccaggctctgctCGTTAgaagctccggatcgatccaccgatcgatctcggatcgatccaccgatcgatccaacacttggtttttgcccaaaccaagttccaagcctctcaaaccaacatccggtcaaccttgacctgttggtacatcatgcctagcatctggtcactcctttgacctgctaggacttcccaccaagtgtctggtcaatccctttgacccacttagacttttctattcatgccaagtatctggtcactcccttgacctacttggacttctcaacaccagatgtccgatcatccttgatccatctggattttcccttgcctggcttcactcaccaggactttcacctagcttcactcactagggttttccatctgcctagcttcactcactagggctttcacctggcttcactcaccaggactttcacctagcttcactcactaggattttccttctacctggcttcactcaccaggactttcacctagcttcactcactagggttttcacctggtttcactcaccaggactttcacctagcttcactcactaggattttcacctggtttcactcaccaggactttcacctagtttcactcactaggattttccttctgcctggcttcactcaccaggactttcacctagcttcactcactagggttttccttctgcctggcttcactcaccaggacttccctgtcaagtatccggtcaaccttgacctacttgactcttcttcaatcaatttcttattgtcaaacatctaaactcaaaccaagactcagcttggtcacccaggtcaatcttgacctgagggatgttgcaccaacaccaatgtggtcgaccaggatttgagagaaacttgcttaccatactaactgcttgcgccaaatctggtctcgtgcaaaccatggcatacatcagacaaccaactgcactggcataaggaacctttgacatctcttggatctcgtcatccgtctttggacactgtgtactggataacttgaagtgatgcgccaggggtgtgctcaccgactttgcattctttatgttgaacctatccaacaccttctccacatagctacgttgagacaaccataatctccctgcaactctattcctgtgaatctccatcccaagaatcttcttggcctctcccaaatctttcatgtcaaattccttgctcagtagcctcttcaatttgtcaactTCTCTCATCTTtttcgcaacaatgagcatgtcatctacgtatactagtaagaaaatcagtgattcatcttcaaggcccttcacatatatgcagcagtcatactcgcatctcctatatccattttgaatcatgtatgaatcaaaaatatttgtaccattgcctaggagattgtttcagtccatagagcgatttcttcaacttacaaaccaactgCTCTTGTCCGGGCTtactaaatccctcaggttgtgacataaaaatctgctcctccaaatttccatgaagaaatgtcgtcttcacatccatttgctccaaatacaaattgtgatgtgccaccaaagccaataccgctctaattgacgtatgtcttatcactggagagaaaatttcttcatagtcaatcccctttctctgtgactacccctttgctaccaactgagccttgaacttcacttcttctccctctgacattgcttctttcttcttgaatatccacttgcaccctatagctttctctccttcaggaagttccactagatcccatgtttggttcttatgcaacgactccatctcctctgccatagcacccgtccacctgtccttctcagagctatctattgcctcctgaaaagatgtagggtctccgctactagtggtaagtgcataagataccaagtcttcgaatccgtatctagtTGGTGGTTTTAtgactcgtctcgttctaccactagctatagtgcgatgctccatgtgctctgagctagaatcatcgaagtcatgagtctctagctccacctgcacaatatctttctctttgttgctttgtggtgtttcctttccttcttcctgagtacgttgtaacatagctttctcgtcaaacaccacatctctgctgatcaccaccttgtttgccttaagatcccaaagcttgaagcctttaactcctttctgataacccagaaaaatgcattgctttgactttgcatccagctttaatctttcctcactagatatgtgcatataggctggacatccaaaaactcgaagatgagagtattctacttgattccctgtccatacttcctctgatactttgccttctagtgctgcccttggtgatctattaatgagataacatgccatgttaactgcttccgcccataaattctttgcaagccttgcattcagcctgagacatcttgctttctcaatgattgtcctgttcaacctttccgctaccccattctgctgaggtgtcctgcgaaccgagaagtgcctcattatcccatTCTGCTCAcaattcctgaaactttgaatctgtgtactcagtcccattatctgacctaaggcatttgatcttccttccggtctggttctctacttcagttttccacaatttaaactttgcaaaagtttctgacttgtgacgcataaagtatacccatacctttcgtgagaaatcatcagtaaaactcacaaaatacaagtgccctccacgtgatgctacactggccggtccccagagatccgtatgtacgtagtccagaatcccctccgtcttgtttgttgccgtcttaaattgcactttgctctgtttcccaagaacacagaatttgcataattcaagcttgcacgttttgacacccttcaacaaatctctcttgtgaagttctagcatcccacgttcacccatatgccctagccgcatatgccacaagacagtactatctgattcagactccaccgaggcgactccacctacaactgtagtccctatcaacttgttcctgctaccttttgtcctttcattaccgtcagagctcccttgctgactttcatcaccccgctcactgatttgtaattacaaccaataccatccagtgtgcctagtgagatcaagttcttccttagctctggtatatatctgacatcacataaagttctgatcacaccatcaaacatcttgattctgacattccctatgccgataaccttgcatgatgcatcgtttcccatcaacactgaaccagaatccactgccctataggtgtcaaaccaatccttgtttggagtcatgtgatatgaacatgcagagtctaaaatccatgcatccgtcagctgctccgaacttgacataactgatagcatatctccatcaccgctttctgaattttcttcttcaactatgtttgcagactttaccgaactacttttgttctctgcaacatatttctttatctctggacaatttctcttgatatgacctttacctccacatttgtagcacgtgatcaccttcttccttctcgacttagaacgagtcttgttgttgttgtcatatccatgtcgagatttgctcctaccacgctcttggttgctatttaccacaagtccttctccttgagaaatttcatcgcttgttttcttcctttggtgaaaacctagcaacgcacttgtgatctcctccaatttgagagtttccttaccccacatcaaagtagtaaccaaattctcgtacgtaggagatgaaggtagagaattcaacaacatcagcgccttgtcttcgtcttcgatcttcacatcaatccgcttcagatcacttacaatctggttgaatacgttgatgtgctggctcagatcggttccttctgtcatcttcacgaataatttctgcttgagatacagcttgtttgtcaatgattttgacatgtaccggctttccatcttttgccaaactgtcaccggtgactcctcgtccatgacatggtacatcacgtcatccgtaagacaaagcctgattgttgctactgccttcgcctgaagttcttcccaatctgatttctccatgctttccggttttctttctcctagcgccttcaccatgccttgttgcaccaacaagtccttgacccttctctgccataatccaaagtttccggttccgtcaaacttcaccatatcaaacttcgcagaagtcgtccccgacatgttgaagaaatctgccaaaaacctggagctctgataccaattgttgtgcaaagagagggcaatacctctcaacctttctgaaccgcggaagaagaggaagagagaaaagagatcgcgcggaacaacaaaacaaagacgcacaaaagagagcaaacaccaggaaggagaagaagaagagaaagaaaaagagttaccgtggttcggcgacttgcctacttcacaaaacggccgaagctttattagaattctcttctatacaagagaatcacatctaatgattcttgtgttgtctgatctataatgggtttacaatgatccctataaatactgctaaacccccagacccggtaaaaacgtaacaaaatttgttatgaaaaacataacaaaattctgttatataaaatcttaacagaattttattacgaaaaattttaacagatttttcttccatgacattccttcatccaaatatgagccactcgtcaacaacTATGTCACTGAAGATTTTGAGGATTTCTTTACATTCTAACACTGGATCTTTTGCTACTTTAGATGTTTTTCAATCTAGTGAGAGGGAAGCACAAGAAGCGATTAAAGAATTCAACATGTAGCTCCAACAAATTTGAAGTGTATTATGAGGCTATTGAGTCGCTTTTAGAAcaaaatgtttttaaattttgtaaataaaaaacatTCCCACAACACCTCTCCTCTCTCCTCTCCTCATCAGCATCATCGAGGTGGATAAACAATAGGTTTGAATTTGATGATCGGGATCGAATACCAATTCAATATACATGGAGACGATCTTAGGTGGAATGAATGGTGAATCCAACTAATTCACGGGCACTGTTGCTGCGACGCGGCCCTACGTCATCCGCTCGTATCCTGCCAAGTACTGCCGGACCTTCGCCGCGTGTTGCTCTGCCCGCTGCTCCCCCAGTAGCCCGCAAGATCGCAATCTATTCACTGCGTAGTGGAGGTTGTTCGCCAGGAATAGATTCGAAAGGGCAGCGTCACGGTATAAATTAGCCTTCCGCTCGAGATGACTGAGAAGCGGCTCCAACAGCTTGTCAAGCCGTGCGGCGAATCCCGTGTCGGAGACGGATACCGATGATGACGTGTCGGAGGCAGCGGACTGCGGGGGCGATGGCTGCCATTCGGCAAAGATCTCCATGATGGAGAGATGGTAGTCGGACAGCCGTGTGACGTAGCTCATGACGTGGCGCGTCCACGGGTCAACTCCGCCGGTGGGAATGGGCGACCGCAAGGGCTCTCTTTGTATCGTTGACTCAAAATCGGCGAAGGTACAGCGCGCCGCCTCGGTGAGCTTAGCGAACGAAGCGAGGGCCTGTGTTCGCACAGAAGAGGTGGACTCAAAGGAGAAGACGAGTTCGACCTCCGGCCAAACTTCACCAATGGCGTCGTGCATGTCCAGAAGCCGGAAGAATTTCTCAGGCGACCATTTTGATTTGGCCACCCACTCCGGAAATGCAAAGAACTGAAGGGCGGCATCGCCGGCGACGCTGAAGAAGACGGCCTCTCGGGCAATGTTTGAGTTGGAGAAGACGTGGTCGATGAGAACACGCTCGCGATGAAACAGAGTACGCACCGCGACACGGCAAGCGCCGAGCCATGATCGGATTTTTAGTTCGAGCACAGCCCAGTCCATCTTTTTGATTTGGGGCGAGCTGAGAGACCTGTCGAAACCGAGCTGATAAAGCTCCTCGTCCACGACGGACTTGCGGAGGGTCCGGTAGATTCTCACGCACTCGAAGCCGTACCCTGCAAATACCATGGTATCTGCGATGGCCCGGAGGTCGGTCATGACGTCGACGGCAGCGGCGCGTTCGATCTCGGCGATGGACTCCCTGGCCACGAGACCGTCGGTCTGATCAGGCGAGGCACTTTCATCCCAGAGGTCGGACCCGTGGTCGTCGGAGACGCTGGTACGGGAAGAGCGGACGGATCGGGATTCCGGATCCAGGAGGTCGCTGTTGGCGGCAAGAATCTGGTAGAATTCCTTCTCGAGCCGGCGCATCGCGGCTTGCATCAGGGTCTGCGCACGGGCGAGGCAGGGGTGGGAGAGGCGGGAGGGCTCCGCGGCTGCCGCGACGAAATCAAGCATGCCTCGCTGCAAGTCGCAGACTCGTGCCAAAAAGCGTCGCGCCTCGAGGCGGTCCTCGTGGAAGAGGGAGGTGACATTGGCATAGGCGGAAGAGTCCGGATCCCATTTGACCACGACCACCTCCGCTCGCGCCACCGTCTCCTCCAGTTTCGACGCTTCCTCTGACGAGGAAGACGAAGAATCATCGATACGACGGCGGTGGCTGAAGTACTTACGCGGCAAGACACGCCAGAAGCCTTTCCTCGCCATTGCTCCAACTGGCTACACAGCAAGCTCGTTCGCAGAGGAGTAGAAATGCCGGAGAATTTGCTCCGGGAACGTTGGGTATCGCAGTTCTTGGCTAATTTGATACGCGAGTGATTCAGATATATTTATAGGGATCCAGCTTGGGGCAAGGGAAGAGTGGAGCTTACGTATGGTCTTACGTCACGAGCAACTTCTGACGCAGAGAGGGATGTGTATCGCAGTTGATTAGTCGACTTGATGCTCCTTGCGCAAGCAACTATTTTTCCCGCGTAGTCTACGAAACGGTACGATGAGAATGCTGATGTCATCATCAGATGGGTCAACTCCTCCTAACTTACACAGTATGAACTTTTGAATCTTCCTAAACTCTCCGGAAgttattaataaatcttaaatCATTGTACTAATAATTATATTCTTAATATGTTAACGatgctataattttttttaatcttgacTCGTAGCTTAAAATATGAAGatgttcaaatatttttatcCTTTC includes these proteins:
- the LOC122053730 gene encoding exocyst complex component EXO70H1-like gives rise to the protein MARKGFWRVLPRKYFSHRRRIDDSSSSSSEEASKLEETVARAEVVVVKWDPDSSAYANVTSLFHEDRLEARRFLARVCDLQRGMLDFVAAAAEPSRLSHPCLARAQTLMQAAMRRLEKEFYQILAANSDLLDPESRSVRSSRTSVSDDHGSDLWDESASPDQTDGLVARESIAEIERAAAVDVMTDLRAIADTMVFAGYGFECVRIYRTLRKSVVDEELYQLGFDRSLSSPQIKKMDWAVLELKIRSWLGACRVAVRTLFHRERVLIDHVFSNSNIAREAVFFSVAGDAALQFFAFPEWVAKSKWSPEKFFRLLDMHDAIGEVWPEVELVFSFESTSSVRTQALASFAKLTEAARCTFADFESTIQREPLRSPIPTGGVDPWTRHVMSYVTRLSDYHLSIMEIFAEWQPSPPQSAASDTSSSVSVSDTGFAARLDKLLEPLLSHLERKANLYRDAALSNLFLANNLHYAVNRLRSCGLLGEQRAEQHAAKVRQYLAGYERMT